A genomic window from Candidatus Methylacidiphilum fumarolicum includes:
- the miaB gene encoding tRNA (N6-isopentenyl adenosine(37)-C2)-methylthiotransferase MiaB has product MPLVFLKTFGCQMNVRDSEQVLQDFVEKGYTISPSEKLSDIILINTCSVRAMAEDKAIDKMLSLKGLKDKNPSIVLGIIGCMAQNRGEEIAKKYPFIDLILGTQKFHKVAEIADQIYRNPRRQQCYIDLSEEANSQNTITKHLAKKRQAVAYVSIMQGCSMHCAFCIVPTTRGEERSRPVSEIFEEAQSLTANGVKEIVLLGQIVNRYGAKEFSWKNGKSPFVQLLEQLSTLKTLERLRFTSPHPIGFKEDLIRALKEIPQLCEHVHIPVQSGSDRILKAMRRGYTRSKFLQLIEKLRKEIPDIALSTDVIVGYPGETEEDFLQTCSLLEEVQFDNAFIFRYSPREGTPAANLTEQLSEDIKFERNYQLLEIQNAITLKKSQRLVGQTVEILVEGESKKKAEKFQGRTRTNHLVIIPKNERWRGELLPVKILQTTGHTFYGIPILSGFDDQPASDQIEQISSAR; this is encoded by the coding sequence ATGCCATTGGTTTTTCTTAAAACGTTTGGGTGTCAGATGAATGTCAGGGATTCGGAGCAGGTCCTCCAGGATTTTGTTGAAAAGGGCTATACAATTTCTCCCTCTGAAAAGCTTTCGGACATCATTCTCATTAATACCTGTTCTGTAAGAGCCATGGCTGAAGATAAAGCCATCGATAAGATGCTTTCTCTGAAGGGGCTTAAAGACAAAAATCCTTCGATTGTATTGGGAATTATTGGCTGTATGGCACAAAACCGTGGAGAAGAAATAGCAAAAAAATATCCTTTTATTGATCTTATCCTGGGCACACAAAAATTCCATAAAGTCGCAGAAATTGCTGATCAAATTTATAGAAATCCAAGAAGGCAGCAATGCTATATAGATCTTTCTGAGGAAGCAAACTCCCAAAATACGATCACCAAACATTTAGCAAAGAAAAGACAAGCTGTAGCCTATGTTTCTATTATGCAAGGCTGCAGCATGCATTGTGCCTTTTGTATTGTCCCTACAACCCGTGGCGAAGAGCGCTCTAGACCTGTTTCTGAAATTTTCGAAGAAGCGCAAAGCCTTACAGCAAACGGGGTAAAAGAAATTGTTTTGCTTGGCCAAATTGTTAATCGATACGGAGCCAAAGAATTTTCTTGGAAAAACGGCAAATCTCCTTTTGTACAACTTCTCGAACAATTAAGTACCCTAAAAACTTTAGAACGACTGCGGTTTACCTCTCCACATCCCATTGGTTTTAAAGAAGATCTTATCCGAGCTCTTAAAGAAATTCCGCAACTGTGTGAGCATGTGCATATTCCTGTACAATCAGGGAGCGACAGAATATTAAAAGCTATGCGCCGAGGATATACCCGTTCAAAGTTCCTTCAGCTTATCGAAAAGTTAAGGAAAGAGATTCCTGACATAGCTCTTTCAACAGATGTGATTGTGGGGTATCCTGGAGAAACAGAAGAAGATTTTCTTCAGACCTGCTCACTACTTGAAGAAGTACAATTTGACAACGCTTTTATTTTTCGATATTCTCCTCGGGAAGGAACCCCTGCAGCCAATCTGACGGAGCAGCTGAGCGAAGATATAAAATTTGAGCGCAATTACCAATTGTTAGAGATCCAAAACGCCATCACCTTAAAAAAATCGCAAAGACTTGTGGGTCAGACGGTAGAAATTTTAGTTGAAGGAGAAAGCAAAAAGAAAGCTGAAAAATTTCAGGGACGGACAAGGACCAATCATCTTGTCATTATACCTAA